The Nostoc cf. commune SO-36 genomic sequence CTGTTGATGAGTTTATCAAGTTGTTATAAATTAAAAACTGGTGCGATCGCTATTTGGAAATATCAGAATGAGTCAGTGCGTAGTTTACCGCCGTAGGCATCGCTATTAACTAAAGCTGCAAAATTAAGGTTTAATTGGCACAAAATTTCTGATATTTCTTAAAATATTACCTTATTTTTGCCAATAACTCACTATGTAGCTGCGACGATTAGAGCGAGTGTTGTTTCGACCGATAAAGCATTGTGCTGTGTTTTGTTGACCGAGTACTAAAGTATCTTTTGCATCTGCTTCATTATCCAAAATCGCCATTCGAGAGCCACCATCAGTCAACAACCAACCACTATCTCCTTCATTTACAATCTTGAGATTAGCTGGATTATAGGATAAGCAGTCTGGTTGCTGGATTGTAGTATTAATATCTGAATTTCCTGTCCAATAATTCACTATGTAGCTGCGACGATCGGGGCGAGTGTTGTTACGACCTAAAAAGCAGTGTGCTGTATGTCGTTGAGCTAGTGCTAGAGCGTTCTTTGCATCTGCTTCATTATCCAAGATCAGCATTCGAGAGCGACCATCGGTTAACAACCAACCACTAACACCTTCATTCACAATCTGAAGGTTAGTTGGATTATAAGGTAAGCAGTCTTGTTGCTGAATAACTGGTGTGGGTGGTTTGGGTTCAGTTGTCTCAGTTTGGGTTGGCTTGGGTTCAGTTGTCTCAGTTTGGGTTGGCTTGGGTTCAGTTGTCTCAGTTTGGGTTGGCTTGGGTTCGGTTGTCTTAGTTTGGGTTGGCTTGGGTTCGGTTGTCTTAGTTTGGGTTGGTTTGGGTTCGGTTGTCTTAGTTTGGGTTGGTTTGGGTTCGGTTGTCTTAGTTTGGGTTGGTTTGGGTTCAGTGGTCTTAGTTTGGGTTGATTCTGGCTTTATTGTTGTTTGACTTCCATCGTCTTGAGAATTTGAAGTTGTCAGCAAAGGCTGAGGTTCTTGATAACCAATACTCCATTTCCATGAAGCAAAACCAGCAAAGAGAAGAATCCCTGTAACAATAGTTGCGATCGCCCACTTGGAATTGCGAGTATAACTTTGATTAGACACAAATTTTTTAACTTCTTTGGGCGCAACACGGACTAAAATTGGCTCTAAATCTTGATTTCTCAGTCCTAAAGCTTCTTGAAAAGATTTCAACTCGTTACGAGTTTCGTCACTCAGAGGATATTTCTTTTTAATCTCCGCAATTAATACTTGCTCGTATTGCTGCAATCTTTTTTGGTATTCTTGGTAGGGTTTGAGAACCTCAGTTTCAATAATGGTTGCTTCTTCTGGTAACAATCCTAAACTTTGCCTTTTCAAGTCTAAGGTATTGCGTCCAATAGCAGAAATTACACCACGACTGGCAAAAAGCTCAACTTCTTGGCGATATCTTAATTTAGGATCGCCAATAGGTGCTTTAGCAAGACGAATTTTGAAACCTTCCTTAACTGCATAGATTTCTGGTTGCATGGCGGGAGCCGCTTCTCTAACTTTCTTTTTGGCGTACTCATGCAGCTCATCTATGGAAATTACACCATCATTATCTTGATCTGCTGCTCCTGTTTCAATACCTTCGACGACATAACGAGTATAAATTGAGAGATTGTCTCCCTCTTGTTGGAAAGAATATTGTGTAGAAGTAGAAGAGGTGAGAATAACTCGCCCTTCACCTCCCAATTGAGTATGAATATCTACAGAACCGTCATCTTTAGCTGATAAGCCTTCTGCAAATGCGCCACTAAAACAACAGTCGAGAATTACGACTTGTCGCTTACTGCGGCTATCACTCATAATATTATGAATAAAATTAGCTGGAACTGCTGTCGCCTTGACGAGCCGCCCTTGAGAATTTTTGCGAGTCAGGCTAGTTGCTAAGTAAAGTTTGCCACTTTCATCTTTAATACCGTGACCCGAAAAGTAAAGCAATATGAGGTCTTCTTTGCGGCGATCGCTAAACAATGTTTCAATTGCTTCATGCATTCTCTGAGGATCAGGATTCTCCAGCAAGTGTATATCTGCTTCTGCAAATCCACACATTTCTGGATGCTGCAAAACTTTAGCGATCGCTTGCACATCTTTTACTGAGGCTGGCAATGGGTTAAGACCAGGCTCATACTCACTGACTCCTATTAGTAGTGCTACCTTAGCCATCTTGCTATCCTATCTTTTGTTATAAGATTTCTCAGCCTGCGGTTATAAACTTTTGGGCGGCTTCCAGCGCTACTGTTAATTCTTCTTGACTGCTAGCTTTCACCTTCAGTTTCTTACCGTTAGCCTCAACTTCCAATTCAATGGTTTTATTACCCAAGCGATCGCCCAAAAATCCCAACAATTTCTTAAAATTGGCAATACTCACCTCAGCTTGCAACACCCCTAGCAGAAAACCTCCTAACGCCTTTGAGCCTTCGGGTATTTCTCTAACTGCTACGAGTTCAGCACTTTCTATATCTAAATCTTTGATTTCTCGCAGCAGATTCCGTGTTTCGCGTTCTTGCTCATCTGCATCTAAGTCTGGATTAGAAAGAGCGATTGTCAGTTTGACGTTAGATTCAGAACTCATTTTGTACCCTTTTCGGTTTTTAGGCAGTTGACTGTCAACTATATTGACATCATATCCCCTATGTAAATTTCCTGATATTTCTTCAATATTTTTACAAAAACTCACAAATTTTAAGTAAAAGTACTAGAAATAGCAGTAGAACTCCTCTCTAACTTTAAGCACTAGTCTAAAATTGCAACGCAAAGCACTTTGAATGAATTGGGAAACCTACACTCTACCGTTAGGTAAGTGTAGGTAGTTGACTTTATGTCAAGTTAACTAAAACAAGTCCAAATCTGTCACAGCACCAATACTGCTAGAAGATACCAATTTGGCATATTTCGCCAACACGCCTTTAGTGTAGCGCGGAGCCGGAGGCTGCCAATTGGCTCGTCGTCGTGCCAATTCTTCTTCGGATACATTCAATTGCAATAAACGAGCGGGCGCATCAATAGTAATACTATCGCCTTCTTCTACAAGCGCGATCGCACCACCAACTGCTGCTTCTGGTGCAACATGACCGACCACCATGCCGTAAGTACCGCCAGAAAAACGCCCGTCGGTAATTAATGCGACAGCATCACCCAAACCAGCACCAATAATTGCTGAGGTGGGAGCTAACATTTCCCGCATTCCAGGGCCGCCCTTAGGCCCTTCGTAGCGGATGACTAGAATATCACCAGCTTGAATCTTACCTGCCAAAATTGCATCTAAAGAAGCTTCTTCCGATTCAAACACTCGTGCAGGCCCGGTAATTACTGGTTTTTTCACGCCGGTAATTTTGGCGACAGCCCCTTCTGTTGCCAGATTACCTCTGAGGATGGCTAAATGTCCTTGGGGATACATCGGGTTATTCCAAGGGCGAATCACATCTTGATTAGGAGATGGTTCTTCTGGGATGTCTGCTAATATCTCTGCAATTGTTTGACCGCTAATGGTGAGGCTATCACCATGCAATAAATCATGCACAAGTAACATCTTCATTACTTGGGGAATGCCACCAGCTTTGTGCAAATCTGTAGCCACATATTTACCGCTTGGTTTTAAATCACACAAAACGGGAACACGGGCGCGGATTGTTTCAAAGTCGTCTATTGTTAATTCTACATTAGCAGCACGAGCGATCGCTAAGAAATGCAATACCGCATTGGTTGAACCACCCACCGCCATAATTACAGAGATAGCATTCTCTATCGATTTGC encodes the following:
- the ilvD gene encoding dihydroxy-acid dehydratase, with the translated sequence MSENLRSQIVTQGVQRSPNRAMLRAVGFKDEDFNKAIVGIANGYSTITPCNMGINRLAQRAEVGIKAAGAMPQMFGTITISDGISMGTEGMKYSLVSREVIADSIETACTGQSMDGVLAIGGCDKNMPGAMLAMARMNIPAIFVYGGTIKPGHYNGRDLTVVSSFEAVGQYSAGKIDEKELLEVESRACPGAGSCGGMFTANTMSSAFEAMGMSLPYSSTMAAEDAEKADSTEKSAFVLVEAIRKQILPSQIITRKSIENAISVIMAVGGSTNAVLHFLAIARAANVELTIDDFETIRARVPVLCDLKPSGKYVATDLHKAGGIPQVMKMLLVHDLLHGDSLTISGQTIAEILADIPEEPSPNQDVIRPWNNPMYPQGHLAILRGNLATEGAVAKITGVKKPVITGPARVFESEEASLDAILAGKIQAGDILVIRYEGPKGGPGMREMLAPTSAIIGAGLGDAVALITDGRFSGGTYGMVVGHVAPEAAVGGAIALVEEGDSITIDAPARLLQLNVSEEELARRRANWQPPAPRYTKGVLAKYAKLVSSSSIGAVTDLDLF
- a CDS encoding caspase, EACC1-associated type, translating into MAKVALLIGVSEYEPGLNPLPASVKDVQAIAKVLQHPEMCGFAEADIHLLENPDPQRMHEAIETLFSDRRKEDLILLYFSGHGIKDESGKLYLATSLTRKNSQGRLVKATAVPANFIHNIMSDSRSKRQVVILDCCFSGAFAEGLSAKDDGSVDIHTQLGGEGRVILTSSTSTQYSFQQEGDNLSIYTRYVVEGIETGAADQDNDGVISIDELHEYAKKKVREAAPAMQPEIYAVKEGFKIRLAKAPIGDPKLRYRQEVELFASRGVISAIGRNTLDLKRQSLGLLPEEATIIETEVLKPYQEYQKRLQQYEQVLIAEIKKKYPLSDETRNELKSFQEALGLRNQDLEPILVRVAPKEVKKFVSNQSYTRNSKWAIATIVTGILLFAGFASWKWSIGYQEPQPLLTTSNSQDDGSQTTIKPESTQTKTTEPKPTQTKTTEPKPTQTKTTEPKPTQTKTTEPKPTQTKTTEPKPTQTETTEPKPTQTETTEPKPTQTETTEPKPPTPVIQQQDCLPYNPTNLQIVNEGVSGWLLTDGRSRMLILDNEADAKNALALAQRHTAHCFLGRNNTRPDRRSYIVNYWTGNSDINTTIQQPDCLSYNPANLKIVNEGDSGWLLTDGGSRMAILDNEADAKDTLVLGQQNTAQCFIGRNNTRSNRRSYIVSYWQK